The nucleotide window TGTCGATGGCTCGCAGCCTCGGCCATTGCTTTTGATCGTTATGATGACAGTGAAAGAGATGTGAGAGGAGGGGAAGAAAGGAGGAGACAACGATGCATCAGATATCAATCCCTGCGTCGAGTGGTCGCGACAACCTTTCTGCTCTTTGGAAGGCAGTGGCCGATATGACTGACTAAAGCAGGAGCAGCATGCACGCATGATTGGTGCAACAACATAATATTCACAGAGGCAGCATCATCTTCTCCGGATGAGTGCCTCCTCTGCTAAAGAACGAAAAGGGGGCACAGAGTTGCTGCTTCCAAAGTAGGACGCAGGTGCAAGTATGCAGTAGTGGTGGACGGAAGAAGGAGAGTGGAAGCACCTTCCTCTAAGGAAGAAGGTGAAACCTAATGCTCATCCAACATGACGGCATATGTCGACatcctccttcctctctctctctctctatctctctctctctcttcaaatcTTACTAGCCTTGTTTAAACACAACTCGAGCATGAGATCAGCCTGAAAGTATTGAGTTAGCAGCCGCATGCAAATGCATCTTAAATTATATATGGGTATCGATGAGTATATTTAGCCGTATATTTAATGAGGAGAGGGGAATCAAGATCTATCTTTAGTGTTTTCTCAGAAAACTATAATCTGATTACTACTTGAGTATGTCCAATATATACAAAATTATGTACCAACAAATTAATATATAGATTTAGGGTTATCGACATGTTTGACGTGAAAATATGATATGTTAGATCGAGTACTATTTGACATGGTTCGTGTTATTCATGATATACCAATCGATCATCAATACGATACATACCGAATTATATCGACATACTAACACATGGTACAATGAAGTATACCAACAAATTAATATGCACCATCTATATTGGAGGATGTGCTATGGTATAACGAGTCTtgttatttgataaatataaaagtatttattatatcattcacGATAAATGAAtactaaaatcataaaaaataataaatatgtaaTCTTAGTATAGGATAATCATTTATTAAttaagaaataattaaaataattaaaatatcaaatatttcaatgtCATTATTTAAGTGCTTGTTTATGTCTATAAAACgatcaaattaatttatttttttcttttttcataatactatatgatcttttgataaagatgattattatatttatttgaacAAAATGATCATGAATGAAAGCAAAAACAAATAAAACTTGATAGCAATGATAAAAGATGGATGATTGACATGTgtaggggaaagaaaacattgtgATGTCTTGTCGTTCGAAGAAGTTCTATAGTAGTGTCTAAGTTCAAGGATGGCCACAACAATGTTATCAAAGTTATGGAAGTTTTGTTCGATCTTTCCTATGCACATCCAAAAAGGACACTCCAAGATAATATTAATTTAGAGAAGTGGAGTTCAATGCGTGCATTAGTCATGATGATGCTTCTACTTTACATCAAATAGGAATTTAGAATATGATGAATCATCTCTTTCCCAAATGAAATGCAAGATGCTTGTCATCTCCCAACTTATTCAAAAAGCAATAATATTTAATTGAAGAAGCCGAAACTTTCTCCACAAATCGCAAAAAGACAAATGAAAATGATactgatatcttttttttttttttactttttaagatATTTATGTGATAGCTAAACAATCACTATTTAAATCGACTATTGTCAAAGGAATGATTCGAATGATATTTGTGATATGATATTTATTCTTTCTCATATTAAATGATGAATAATTATCGAGATATATACGATGTATTATATGATTCATaaatagagaaattattttcttgaGTCGGATATAAAGAATTTACTTGTTATAATAAAATGTGAATTTTCTTAATCTTCAACTTTATTCGGTAAGTCgagatttattttcatttttattgaCTCAACCTTTGATTATATAgattataaaaaataagtttattATAATATACTTATGTCCAGGGAGAGTAAAATGTATCTTTAAATAACAAAAGAACCATATGATATTAAAGAAATGCCAGCATGAAAGTAACATCATTTCAGTCAACTTGATGTGATCATCTTCTTACAAAGTTCATGCACTACACTTATAGAATCTTCACTCACTAAACTCACTAATGTGTGGTTTTGTGACCGACTCTTATCAAACTGCCAAAGATCATTCTTCCATGTCAAGTCACTTGGGGTGAGTGCTCTTTCATCACTCACTGACATGGTGTCCTCATCAGTGGGGACTCTGCAAGATCCTTTTTATTTACAGACACTGGCAGTTCTCAGTGGAGATGcctcctcttacaactcttttcttctGACACCATCATGTTCTGCCAGTTCTAAAAGAGATTGTTATCTGTGACATGATTTCTCAGCAGAAAACTTGAAATATAAAGGCATTGTTAATCTGAACTTCTGTCATCCATcttatcatctctctctctcaatcttaaTCTCTTTCATTTCTTACAATGGTGACATTCTTTGTGTACATGAGAATGGAGGTATAGAGAAACAAAAAGCCCAATGCTTTGTTCATGTGCAGCTCTTCTTGGATTTGTAAATTACATGGAAAATTTGATTACCATCAATCAACCAAGTCTATGAATACGATTACtcaaaaaatagaaataaaatctATCAGGCTGACATCCCTAATGCAAAGGTATCGGTGGAGACGTAAATGGCTTCgtttgtgatgtcacccccatgcATCGCTCTTTTGTTTCAACTTTGAGTTACGGTGTGAATGCAAATATTCCAAAGGCAAAATACATCACGTAGGTGGCTACTCTTCTCAAGAAGAAGGCATGAAACAGGCCACCCAAATCTCAATGTCAACAGCTACCTTTTGATGTCCCTATCAATGATTCATCCTCCCAATGACCCATAAATCTTTCACGTCCTTATGTGCGTCCCatatgtttctctctctctctctctctttgtttgcAAGGATAAGATTATATATTCATTTTTTGATTCTTACTAAATCTCGCATTGAAATTTCTTTTATACTTAATTAATTGGATGGTCAACCTCTAATCGATTATAAGATATTCCACAAGTTGCGTGTTTGCCAATAGTGTAGGTGATGCATGTAGGTCAAATTTTGGATGGTAGATTGCATTATTGGATGGTTATTTTCACGGCATTTTTACCAATGCATAATAATATAAATCACCGAAATAAATATAGGCAATCAATGCAGTGTTCATGCACGTAGTGATTTACCAAAAGACCGAGCTGGAACCATGCAGCTCGTACTCTCGGAAGGGGTGCAACAGGCACACCCTGTGTGAATACAAGGGTCTCAGAATCTTAGACTTGTGTTCTTGCACATTGTTTAGCGTTTGTTGTCGATTTAATATTGCACCCCCTTGCTTCGATCCTAACCATCCATGGCGTTGGATCGAAAAGGTGTCGTCTTGCACCCCCCTTGCCCATATATAGGGACCTACATCATCCCTGTGGGAGCATGTGAGAGAGAGGTGTGTGCTCGCCTTTCGGCCTTGAGGTTCTTTTCTGATGACTAGCTTTGCCATGGGGAAGCAAGAAGAGATGCTTGTCCGAAGGATAACTGAGATCTACGAGTGCGTCTCAAAGCTTCCCGCACTGAGCCCATCCAAGGAAGTGAACGAGCTCTTGACCGAGTTGGTCAACATCTGCATCCCTGTGATCGCCATAGATGTGTCCAAGCTGAGCTCCGAGGTGCAGGCGATGAGGTCCGAGCTCATTATGCTCTGTGGAGAGGCGGAGGGCCTCATGGAGAGccactactctgatctgctggcTTCCTACGACAACCCTCTCGACCATTTGAGCCTCTTCCCTTACCACTCCAACTATCTCAAGCTCAGCCTTTTGGAGTACACCCTACTGATGAGGCACGTGCCGAGCCCGCCGGGCAGGGTGGCGTTCGTCGGCTCCGGCCCTCTGCCACTGACCTCGGTCGTGCTGGCCAAGCAGCACATGCCGGCGGCGGAGTTCCACAACTACGATCTCGACCCGACCGCCAACGATCGGGCCTGCCGGCTGTTGCGCGGCGACCCCGACATGGCGGCCCGCATGGCGTTCCACACGGCGGAC belongs to Musa acuminata AAA Group cultivar baxijiao chromosome BXJ1-11, Cavendish_Baxijiao_AAA, whole genome shotgun sequence and includes:
- the LOC103971978 gene encoding nicotianamine synthase 3, which encodes MTSFAMGKQEEMLVRRITEIYECVSKLPALSPSKEVNELLTELVNICIPVIAIDVSKLSSEVQAMRSELIMLCGEAEGLMESHYSDLLASYDNPLDHLSLFPYHSNYLKLSLLEYTLLMRHVPSPPGRVAFVGSGPLPLTSVVLAKQHMPAAEFHNYDLDPTANDRACRLLRGDPDMAARMAFHTADVLSVTHELRGFDVVFLAALVGIGHDEKVRVIEHLARHMAPGAILVVRSAHSARAFLYPVVEPADLRGFEVLSIHHPGDQVINSVIVSRKPQSGHAPGAAAVMRPCKCCEMMQGFHHFGHGSMMEEVALEELPS